A single window of Candidatus Eremiobacteraceae bacterium DNA harbors:
- a CDS encoding PQQ-binding-like beta-propeller repeat protein, with translation MRTALRILTIAPILSMLVACSQSSQSGSSQPAWPDSAALLQARSDDADWIIPGKTYAGNRVTGLDEISPANVTQLKKAWITTLKDDGEEEASPIVWNGMVYVSTSHDNVLALDGKSGVLHWAFGYSPAYELQYPVNRGVGLANGRLYIVTQDCRLVAIDAGTGQQVFDVPACHDTSNTWYSTAAYIYKNKVIVGTSGGDLGGSGLISAFGAQDGSRLWDWHTVAQPGEPGHETWPGNSYIHGGAAVWAGLSIDQATDTLYAAPGNPGPNLTEYGRKGENLYADSVVALNIAGDTPKLEWYYKVSPNDVHDNDPSMPPVLFSAKVGNAQRQLLAVGDKAGDFVILDRTNGKLVSRLVVSNQQGIFTTVPTKTGTFGCPNHGGGIEWNGGSYDAATDFFFIPSTQECAIWKIVYTGAVPYIPGQPYTAGPLPKRQDATGVLTAVNVATGRPSWRNPLPYAAAGGVLVTRNGLIFTTDVRGRVYAFDPTTGRELWHDDVGSAIVAPISAYRASDGHEYLVVEAGEAGNQQTPNLPKSQGARVVAYSLSPSQTMTNDATGQPVAAVSGIANTESAPSTQATAAAIVTVPYTAAQVTTGSGVYAKNCLSCHGARLQGVSGPALNGPSFSHSNLSVSQIYGIVAQQMPLTAPGSLSKRDYAALLAYILAYDCVKSAGGGKSFPSFPASQFSTIKPGAGTCPPK, from the coding sequence ATGAGAACCGCATTGCGTATCCTAACGATCGCGCCGATTTTGTCAATGCTGGTAGCGTGTTCGCAAAGTTCCCAAAGCGGCAGCAGTCAACCGGCGTGGCCCGATTCTGCGGCTCTCCTTCAAGCTCGTTCCGATGACGCCGACTGGATCATTCCCGGCAAGACTTACGCTGGAAACCGCGTCACCGGACTCGACGAGATCTCTCCGGCTAACGTCACCCAGCTCAAGAAGGCGTGGATAACTACGTTAAAGGACGACGGTGAGGAAGAGGCGTCTCCGATCGTTTGGAACGGCATGGTTTACGTCTCGACTTCGCACGATAACGTCCTTGCCTTAGATGGCAAGTCCGGCGTGTTGCACTGGGCTTTCGGCTACAGCCCAGCATATGAGCTGCAATATCCGGTAAATCGTGGCGTCGGTTTGGCAAACGGCCGTCTCTACATCGTCACGCAGGATTGCCGCCTGGTCGCCATCGACGCAGGGACGGGTCAACAAGTTTTCGACGTCCCCGCTTGCCACGACACCAGCAACACATGGTACTCAACTGCTGCATACATTTATAAGAACAAAGTGATCGTTGGGACGTCGGGCGGAGATCTCGGCGGAAGCGGATTAATAAGCGCTTTTGGCGCGCAGGATGGGTCGCGCTTGTGGGATTGGCACACGGTCGCGCAACCGGGTGAGCCGGGGCACGAAACTTGGCCCGGGAATTCCTATATACACGGCGGGGCTGCTGTTTGGGCTGGTCTATCTATCGATCAGGCAACGGACACGCTCTACGCCGCGCCCGGAAACCCCGGTCCGAACCTTACGGAATACGGGCGCAAAGGCGAAAATCTATACGCTGATTCTGTCGTCGCACTTAATATTGCCGGCGATACGCCGAAGCTTGAGTGGTATTACAAGGTTTCTCCCAACGACGTCCACGACAACGATCCATCGATGCCACCAGTGCTCTTTAGCGCTAAAGTTGGTAACGCGCAGCGACAGTTATTGGCGGTCGGAGACAAAGCTGGAGACTTCGTCATTCTCGATCGGACGAACGGAAAACTCGTAAGCCGGCTAGTCGTGAGCAATCAACAGGGCATCTTTACAACAGTACCAACCAAGACCGGAACGTTCGGCTGCCCGAATCACGGCGGTGGTATCGAATGGAACGGCGGTTCGTACGATGCCGCAACCGATTTCTTCTTCATTCCGAGCACGCAAGAATGCGCGATTTGGAAGATCGTTTATACGGGCGCGGTTCCATACATTCCAGGGCAGCCATACACCGCTGGACCTCTACCTAAACGCCAGGACGCGACCGGCGTGCTGACCGCAGTGAACGTGGCGACGGGAAGGCCCTCATGGAGAAACCCTTTGCCTTATGCTGCCGCAGGCGGAGTGCTAGTAACGCGAAACGGCTTGATTTTTACAACCGATGTGCGCGGACGCGTGTATGCTTTCGACCCAACGACAGGCAGAGAACTGTGGCATGACGACGTTGGCTCGGCAATCGTTGCGCCGATCTCGGCCTATCGTGCAAGCGACGGTCATGAGTACCTCGTCGTAGAAGCTGGCGAAGCCGGTAATCAACAAACTCCTAATCTGCCCAAATCGCAAGGCGCTCGCGTCGTCGCCTATAGTCTCAGCCCATCGCAAACGATGACAAACGATGCGACCGGTCAGCCTGTCGCAGCGGTCTCGGGAATCGCCAACACAGAGTCTGCGCCGTCGACGCAGGCAACCGCTGCCGCTATCGTTACCGTTCCGTATACAGCAGCGCAGGTCACCACAGGATCGGGAGTCTACGCGAAAAACTGCCTTTCTTGCCATGGCGCACGCCTGCAAGGGGTGTCGGGCCCGGCTCTCAACGGTCCGAGCTTCTCGCATTCGAATCTTAGCGTTTCTCAAATCTACGGAATTGTTGCGCAACAAATGCCGCTCACCGCGCCAGGATCGCTCTCGAAGAGAGACTACGCTGCGTTATTGGCGTACATTCTGGCGTACGATTGCGTGAAGTCCGCAGGCGGCGGCAAGTCGTTCCCGTCATTTCCTGCTTCACAATTTTCAACCATCAAGCCCGGAGCAGGGACTTGCCCGCCGAAATGA
- a CDS encoding AEC family transporter, whose product MLEDIGAALLPAIITIMLGYLAARHHDFQQADASILNRMVMTYALPIALFLATVSTTRSEFFNDGVLLTALFVAIVGLYCAVFLICRFGFRLSRGMSALFALGASVPNSTFVGTVVLGSLYGTTSGIVVAVSAILQQLTVVPLTMIFLSIDAGPTTAHSGSRRIDILRNVVEAIKQPVVWLPLLGFAAVLFGVAVPKLIADSLQMLGNAASGVALFSAGIILAGFAVTISGQVLFLVFIKNVLQPALVWGGLLALGYTNPLLGEAAVTAALPMVVLIVMLSVHYRVGQKEAASALFISIIASLVTTSFFIFLTSR is encoded by the coding sequence ATGCTTGAGGACATTGGAGCCGCGCTGCTCCCGGCCATCATCACCATTATGCTCGGCTATCTCGCGGCTCGCCATCACGACTTTCAGCAAGCGGACGCGTCGATCCTGAATCGGATGGTGATGACTTATGCTTTGCCGATCGCCCTCTTTCTCGCAACGGTGAGCACGACGCGCTCCGAATTTTTCAACGACGGTGTTTTGTTGACCGCACTGTTCGTTGCAATCGTCGGCTTGTATTGTGCAGTTTTTTTGATTTGTCGTTTTGGCTTCCGGCTCTCCCGTGGGATGAGCGCGCTGTTCGCATTGGGTGCTTCGGTGCCCAACAGCACCTTTGTTGGTACGGTGGTACTCGGCTCTTTGTACGGCACAACCAGCGGTATCGTTGTCGCGGTCAGCGCGATCCTCCAGCAACTCACGGTGGTACCCTTGACGATGATTTTCCTTTCAATCGATGCGGGCCCAACAACGGCACACTCAGGCTCACGCCGCATAGACATCCTGAGGAACGTCGTCGAAGCGATCAAGCAGCCAGTGGTGTGGCTTCCACTGCTCGGATTTGCGGCGGTCCTGTTCGGTGTAGCCGTGCCGAAGCTGATCGCCGACTCGCTGCAGATGCTGGGCAACGCCGCCTCAGGCGTCGCGCTGTTCTCGGCGGGAATCATTCTGGCCGGTTTTGCGGTCACGATTAGCGGTCAGGTCCTCTTCCTCGTGTTCATCAAGAACGTTCTGCAGCCCGCGCTGGTGTGGGGCGGCTTGTTGGCGCTGGGTTACACGAATCCGCTTCTCGGCGAAGCGGCAGTCACCGCGGCTCTCCCCATGGTCGTGCTCATCGTCATGCTGAGCGTTCACTACCGTGTTGGTCAAAAGGAGGCTGCATCCGCCCTATTCATCAGCATCATCGCATCGCTTGTTACGACGAGTTTCTTTATCTTTCTGACGAGCAGATAG